One Labilithrix sp. genomic window, CGCCTTCGGCTCCTCGCGGCACGACGTGCGGAGACCGAGCTCCGCGATCGTACGCGTCGCGGAGACGAGCACCGCTTTGTCTCCGCCGTCCCGCGCGAGCACGCCGGCCTTGATCGTCGCGAGGTCGCGACGCACGTCGTCGCAGCGGTGTTGCCGGAACGCGACGAGCGCGTGCTCGGCGACGTCGAGGCAATCGAGCTCCGGCTGGCGCGCGCACTCGTTGCGGAGATCGGTGAGCCGCCGCTTCCCGCATGACTCGTCGCACGAGCTCGGCGGCATGTGGATCGGACCCTTGATCGTGGGAAGGTCGGGCGACGATGAACGCGACGCGATGAGGACGAGGCGCACGACGAAGAGCGCGATCGCGACGGCGAAGCCGATCCCGAGCGGGCTCTTCCGCGAGCGCGGCGGAGGGTCGGACGGCTCGGAGGGCGGCGGCGGCTCCACGACCTCGACGCGGAGCCCGCCCGCGCGGCGCGTGCGACCGGCGTGGGGCTCCGTCCGCTGCACCGTCGCGAGCGCGAGGCTCACGAGACACGCGTCGCCGCCGTCGAGCGCGACGGCGAGGGTGCCGGCGTCCGCGAACGCGAGGTCCTCGATCGTGCGACGCTCGTCGGTGAAGAGGCGGGTCGGCTCCGCCGGCGGCAGCTCGAACACGGCCGCGGCCGCTTCGTAGCGGAGGACGGCGACGCTCTTGCCGCCGCGATCGATCGCGACGACCTGCGCGGAGACGTCGCCGATGAGGCTCCGCGCCTTGGTCCCGGCCGCGTCGATCGCGACGACGCCGCGCTCGGTGCCGGCGAGCCACTCGCCCGCGGGGCGCGCGGCGAGGTCGAGCACGGGGCCGCGCACGGCGACGACCTTCGGCTGCGCGTCGGCGCCGAGGCCCACGAGGACGACCGCCTTCTTCGTTCCGATCGCGAGCGTCGAGCCGTCGCGCGAGAAACAAAGCGCGGTCGCGCGGTGGCGGAACGAGCGGCGGCGGCCGTCGCGGAAGAGCGCCACCTCGTCGGCGAGGCCGAGCGCGAACGCGTCGCTCGACGCCGCCATCGCCCCGACGGCGCCGCCCGCTTCGTGCGCGCCGATGACCGTCCCCGCGCGCGCGTCGACGAGGTGAACGCCGCCCTTCACGTCGACGACGATCGCGGTGCTGCTCGTCGTCGCGCTCGATCGCCACGGGCTCCCCTCCGGCGCGGCCGGCAGCGCGGCGGCGGACGTGTACGCGACGGCGGACAGCACGTGCTCGAACGTGAGCTGCCACCTCGGCGCGCCGTCGCCTGCGTCGAAGGCGAGCAGCGTCTCGTCGTCGAGCGTGAGGAGCATCGGCTCCCCGATCGCGATCGCGATGCGCCGCAAAGCCATGCCCTCTCGAGCTTAGCTCGTCGCGGCCGGCTCGTCGTCCGCTTCGCCCGACGACGCGCCGAGGAGGACGGTGAGGTCGTCGTCGTCGAGATCGCCGCGCAGGACCGCGGCGGCGAGATCGCGCTTCGCGCGCTTCAACAGCGCGAGCTTGTCCTCGATCGTGCCCTCCGCGACGAGGCGAACGACGGTGACGGGTCGCGTCTGGCCGGGCCGGTGGGCGCGATCGGTCGCCTGCGCCTCCGCCGCTTCGTTCCACCACGGATCGAGGTGGATGACGGTGTCGGCGGCGGTGAGGTTCAGGCCCGCGCCGCCCGCCTTGAGCGAGATGAGGAAGAGCGGCGCGTCGCCTTCCTGGAAGCGAAGGACGGCGGCGTCGCGCTCGCGCGTCGCGCCGTCGAGGTACTCGTAGCGCACGCCGGCGCGATCGAGGTCGTCGCGCCAGAGCGTGAGCAGCTCCGTGAACTGCGAGAACACGAGCGCGCGACGGTCCTCCGAGACGAGCTCGCGCACGAGGTCGAGGAACGCGGCGCGCTTCGCGCTGTCGGCGGCGGACGCGTCCTCGTCGACGAGGCGTGGATCGCACGCCATCTGCCGCAAGCGGAGGATCGCGGTGAGCACCGAGAGCTCGACGCGCGCGCCCGCTCGTTTCTTCTCCTTCTTCGCGACCGCTTGCCGGAGCGCGATCGCGAGCGCGTCGTAGAGGCGCTTCTGCCGCGCGCCGAAGACGCACACGCGCTCGATCTCGGTCTTCGGCGGCAAGTCGGAGAGCACCTCCACCTTCGTGCGGCGGAGGACGAACGGGCGCACGAGCGCGCGGAGCTCCGCCGCGACCGCGCCGTCGGGGCGGAACGTCATCGGCACCTCGTAGCGCTCGGTGAAGTCGGCGAGCGCGCCGAGCATGCCGGGGTTCGCGAAGGTGAGGAGCGACCACAGCTCCGCGAGGCGGTTCTCGACCGGCGTGCCCGTGAGCGCGATACGCATCTCGGCGTCGAGCCGCCGCGCCGCGCGCGACGTCTCCGCGCCCGGGTTCTTCACGTTCTGCGCCTCGTCGAGGACGACCGCGCGGAACCGCGTCTTGACGAGCCGCTCCGCCTCGTTCCGCATGATCCCGTACGACACGAGCACGACGTCGGCGTCGGCGAAGCTCGCTCCGCGGCGGTACCGCGCGACGCGGAGGTCGGGCGTGAAGCGCTCCGCCTCGCGCGCCCACGTCCCGAGCATCGAGGTCGGACAGACGACGAGCGAGGGCTCTCCGCCCGCGTCTTCCTTCCAGCGCGCGAGGAACGCGAGCGTCGTCAGCGTCTTGCCGAGGCCCATGTCGTCGGCGAGGAGGCCGCCGGCGCCGACGCGCTGGAGGTGCTGCAGCCAGGCGAGGCCTTCGAGCTGGTAGGGGCGGAGCGCGGCGGAGAGGGCGCGCGGGAGCGCGGCGAGAGCGGGCCGCGCGCGCGCGGCGGTGCGCGGATCGATCGTGACGCGCACGTTCTCGCCCGCGAGCGCGCGCCAGCGCTCGAGGCGGCCGAGCTGATGCGACGGCAGGCGGAGCGACGCGTCGCGGAGGACGGCGTCGCCGAGGAGCGCCGCGACGTCCTCGGTCACGCGCGCGAGGGTGCCGTCGTCGAGCGCGATCCAGCGGCGGCCGCGCACGATCGCCTCGTGCAGCTCGGCGATCTCGACGACGAGCGCGCCGGCGCGGAACTCGAGCTCGGTGTCGAGCCAACCGACCTCGGAGCCGACGTGCACGTCGACCTCGACGGCAGGGCCCACGCGCGTCTTCGCGATCGACTCGGCGATGTGCACGTCGAAGCCGGCCGCGCGGAGCTCCTCCATCCCGCCCTGCCACAGCCGCACCGCGGACTCCTCGTACGCGACGAGCTCGCCTTCTCCTTCGAAGGAGAGGCCCGCCGCTTCGGCGCGCGCGACCGCTTCGTCTTCCGCCGCGCGATCGCGGGTGTCGTTCGGCTGCCGCCCGATGCGGAAGCGGCCGGCGCGATACACCGCCCACAGCTCGCCGCGCACGTCGAGGGGGGTGCCGCCGAGGCGGAGCTCGAAGGTGGGGCGTTCGAGCGGCGGGAGGCCCAGCGCGTGCGCGGACGGGAGGTCGATCCCGAGGCCGCCGCCGCGCGCGAGGATCGCGCGGCCGACGCGTTCGTCCTCGTCGAGCGGCAGCGACGGGACGCGCTGCATCCCGAGCGCGGCGTCGAGATCGACGTCGGGCGCGACGGGGAAGAAGCCGCGCGCGGGTCCGCTCCAGAGCCACGGGAACGCGCCGGCGAAGAGGACCGCGTCGGAGGCGGCGGCGATCGTGGCGCCGCTCTCGGCGCGCCATCGCACGACGAGCCGCTCCCCTTCCCGCTCGACGCGCGGGCGCACGCGATCGCGCGCGAAGCGGAGGTGTCCCTTGAAGCGCTCGCCGAACGCGCCGATCTCGTCCTTCAGGAGCTCCACCACGAGCGACGCCTGCCCGCGCGACGCGACGAGCGCTTGCTTGTCGGCGTGATGCGGCGCCGTGAGGTCGACGAGCGCGCGGCGCCGCTGCGAGAGCCTGAGCGCGAGCACGTCCTTCGCCGGGATGACGCGCGTGGTGCCGCGGCGGCGATGACGGAGCATGATCGCGGAGCGCCCGTCCGCGAGCGTGGTGATCTCGACCGCGATCTCGAGCTCGGCGTCGTCGAAGTCCCCTCGCGGCAGCCAGGCGGCGATCCGATCGTCGAGCGTCCGCGCCTCGAGCGCCGCGACACGCACGGCGGGGAGCGCGTCGACGAGGTCGAGCACCGACCGCGCCTCGATCGCCGCATCGTCGACCTCGCGCGGCACGGACGCCGGCGGGTGCGTTCGGTAGAGCGCGGCGCGAAGCGCCGGGGCGAAGGCGACGTCGACGAGCAGCCACACCGCGTGCTCGCACAACCGCGGGTGCCTGCACGCGCACGCGACATCGATGACCGCCGCGCTCGGCTCGCTCGCGCGCCCGCCGCCCTCGCGGCTCGCAGGTGACGCGCTCGGGCGCGCCCGTGGCGGCGGCGAAGCGCCGGGGTGTGGGGGCTCCGTGCGGACGCGGAGCGCGACCTTCATCGGGGTCGTGAGGCGACCGCTCTCGGTGTCGACGATGGACGCGGTGAGGCGGCCGGCGTCGTCGAGCGCCGGCAGCTCGGCGTAGATGCGCGATCGCGCGAGCGCTGCATCGACCGTCGCTGCGCCGAAGCGATCGTCCACGAACGACGGGTCGATCGCCGCGAGCCAGCTCACGTCTTCGCGTCCCTGCCGTCGTGGCGCTGCCCAGCCCCGAAGGCATCGATCGCCGTGGGCCGGGTCACCGCTTCTTCGGGTCCTTTTCTGGCTTGCCGGGGATGCCGCCGCGTGGATGCACGTAGACGATCTGCTTCGATACCTCGCGGTAGCGTTCGCGTATCTCCTTCGCGAGGTCGGGGCTCTCGCGCCAGAGGTCCTTCTTTTCGCCGGGGTCGGACTCGAGGTCGAAGAGCGAGAAGCGGTAGTCGTCGCCGAACGCGATGAGCTTGTACTTTCCATGGATCAGCGCGCGGCGGCGCTCGTTGTGATCGTCCTCCGGCAGGTCGACGACGACGTCGCGCTCCTCCGGCGTCGCGCCGTCGATCTCCGGGAGCAGGCTCTTGCCGTGCATCGGCGGCACGTCCTTCATCCCCACCAGCTCCGCGATCGTGGCGGGGATGTCGATCCCGGAGCGCGGTACGTCGATCGTGCGCGGCTCTCGGCCCGGGACCTTCGCGAAGAGCGGGACCCGCACGAGCTCCTCCCAGACCTCGTGCGCGTGGCGCCAGACGTTGTGCTCGCCGAAGCCCTCGCCGTGATCGGCGCTGACGATGATCGCCGTCTTCTTCCCCCACGGCTGGCTCTCCACGAAATCGAGGAGCTTGCCGATCCACATGTCCGTCCAGAAGACCTCCTCGTCGTAGAGGTCGCGGCTCTTCGTCCCGAAGTGCGGGCTCTCCGCGTGCGAGAAGTACTTGTCGTGGACGTCCATGTAGTGGAACCACGCGACGAACGGCTTGTCGTCCTTCGCCGCCTCGGTCATCAGATCGATCGCGATCGGCGTGAGCTTGTCGCTCGTGATGTACGGGTCCGTCGTGTAGTCGAACTGGAGGTTCGGGACGATCTTCCAGGTGCTGAAGCCGTGCTCGAAGCCCGAACCCGGCGGATTGAAATACATGTGCGCGTGCGCGCCCACGCACGAGATCCCCTCCGCCGAGAGGTTCTTGCAGAGAAACTCCTTCGGATCGAGGTAGCGCGTGAAAAACTGCCCCGTCCGCTGCAGCTCCGACGGGTACTTCCCGGTGAGGAAGCCCGGGATGCTCTTCGACGTGAACGACGACGTCGAATACGCGCGCGTCCAGGCGACCGATTGCTTGTAGAGCGCAGACAAACGCGGCGCGATCGGCCGCTCGTAGCCGGCCCACGGCATGTCGGCGCGGAGCGAGTCGACGGTGACGAGGAGGACGTTGAAAGGCCCCTTGTCCAGGGTGGCCGCAGCGGCCGCCTCGAGCGCGGCGTCGACCGCCGCGTCGGGCGGCGGCCCGGCGTCGAGCACCCCCGCCTCCGCCGGAGCCGGCGGCGTGCGCGTGCACCCGAGCGCGAGCGCCGCGACGACGAGGGCTACTTGTCCTTCAGGACGCAGTGTTTGTTCTCGCACGCGACCTTGCGGTCCTTGCACTCGGGCGCCGGCCCGGGCTTCAGCTTCGCGCAGTCGTTGTCGTTGTACTTCTTGCACTGATCGTCCTGCGTCTTCTTGGCGACGGCGTTCCAGTCCTTCTCGAGCGACTTCGGGATCGCGGCGGTGACGCAGGTGAAGCCGCACGCGCGCCCCTTCACGCCCACGCAGTCCGCGTCCTTCTTGCATTCCTTGTCGACCGCGATGCGCTCGGCATCCATCGCCAGCTGCGCGTCGTCCTGGAGCTTGGCGCACTCCGCGACCTTCGGGTCTTCCTTCGGCCCCGCGTCGGCCTCCTCCGGCGCCGCCCCCGCGTCGGGGACGTCGGGCGGCGCGGTGACCGCCGTCGGCGGCGCGGTCACGGGCTCCGGCTTCGGGTCGGAGCCGCACGCGAGGACGAGCGCGGCGGTCGCGGCGAAGGCGAGGAATCGCTGGGTAGGTCCGCTGGTCTTCATCGGGCGGGAATCTCGCACGGAACGAGGCTTTTCAGGGAAGATTTCCGCCGCGACCCGGCGCATGCTGGGCCGTCATGCGCCTCCGCGTCGCCGCCGCCGCGCTCGCCGTCGCCGCGACGTCGATCGCCCCCGAGGCGCGCGCCGCGGAGACGGAGTGGTACGGCTGGCAGACGATCGCCCTCGACGCGAGCGCGTTGGCCCTCGTCGCGATCGGCGCCGGCGCGGACAACGCCGAGCGCGCGTTCCCGTTCGGGGTGGCGGGCTACGGCACCTACCTCCTCGGCGCTCCGATCGTCCACGTCGTCCATGATCACGTCGGGCGCGCGTTCGGCGACTTGGGGATCCGCCTCCTGGCCCCGCCGCTCACCGCGATCGCCGGGCTCGCGATCGCCTCCGCCGCGGCCGGCGGCGACAGCGGTACCGACGAGCGCGTCGACGCGGCCCTCACCGGCACGCTCGTCGGGGCCGTCGTCGGCGTCCTCGGAGCGAGCGCGCTCGACGCCGGCGTCCTCGCCTGGGAGGACGAGCCGGCGGCGAAGGCGGAGAAGAAGA contains:
- a CDS encoding SNF2 helicase associated domain-containing protein, translating into MSWLAAIDPSFVDDRFGAATVDAALARSRIYAELPALDDAGRLTASIVDTESGRLTTPMKVALRVRTEPPHPGASPPPRARPSASPASREGGGRASEPSAAVIDVACACRHPRLCEHAVWLLVDVAFAPALRAALYRTHPPASVPREVDDAAIEARSVLDLVDALPAVRVAALEARTLDDRIAAWLPRGDFDDAELEIAVEITTLADGRSAIMLRHRRRGTTRVIPAKDVLALRLSQRRRALVDLTAPHHADKQALVASRGQASLVVELLKDEIGAFGERFKGHLRFARDRVRPRVEREGERLVVRWRAESGATIAAASDAVLFAGAFPWLWSGPARGFFPVAPDVDLDAALGMQRVPSLPLDEDERVGRAILARGGGLGIDLPSAHALGLPPLERPTFELRLGGTPLDVRGELWAVYRAGRFRIGRQPNDTRDRAAEDEAVARAEAAGLSFEGEGELVAYEESAVRLWQGGMEELRAAGFDVHIAESIAKTRVGPAVEVDVHVGSEVGWLDTELEFRAGALVVEIAELHEAIVRGRRWIALDDGTLARVTEDVAALLGDAVLRDASLRLPSHQLGRLERWRALAGENVRVTIDPRTAARARPALAALPRALSAALRPYQLEGLAWLQHLQRVGAGGLLADDMGLGKTLTTLAFLARWKEDAGGEPSLVVCPTSMLGTWAREAERFTPDLRVARYRRGASFADADVVLVSYGIMRNEAERLVKTRFRAVVLDEAQNVKNPGAETSRAARRLDAEMRIALTGTPVENRLAELWSLLTFANPGMLGALADFTERYEVPMTFRPDGAVAAELRALVRPFVLRRTKVEVLSDLPPKTEIERVCVFGARQKRLYDALAIALRQAVAKKEKKRAGARVELSVLTAILRLRQMACDPRLVDEDASAADSAKRAAFLDLVRELVSEDRRALVFSQFTELLTLWRDDLDRAGVRYEYLDGATRERDAAVLRFQEGDAPLFLISLKAGGAGLNLTAADTVIHLDPWWNEAAEAQATDRAHRPGQTRPVTVVRLVAEGTIEDKLALLKRAKRDLAAAVLRGDLDDDDLTVLLGASSGEADDEPAATS
- a CDS encoding sulfatase, whose protein sequence is MREQTLRPEGQVALVVAALALGCTRTPPAPAEAGVLDAGPPPDAAVDAALEAAAAATLDKGPFNVLLVTVDSLRADMPWAGYERPIAPRLSALYKQSVAWTRAYSTSSFTSKSIPGFLTGKYPSELQRTGQFFTRYLDPKEFLCKNLSAEGISCVGAHAHMYFNPPGSGFEHGFSTWKIVPNLQFDYTTDPYITSDKLTPIAIDLMTEAAKDDKPFVAWFHYMDVHDKYFSHAESPHFGTKSRDLYDEEVFWTDMWIGKLLDFVESQPWGKKTAIIVSADHGEGFGEHNVWRHAHEVWEELVRVPLFAKVPGREPRTIDVPRSGIDIPATIAELVGMKDVPPMHGKSLLPEIDGATPEERDVVVDLPEDDHNERRRALIHGKYKLIAFGDDYRFSLFDLESDPGEKKDLWRESPDLAKEIRERYREVSKQIVYVHPRGGIPGKPEKDPKKR